In the genome of Dendropsophus ebraccatus isolate aDenEbr1 unplaced genomic scaffold, aDenEbr1.pat pat_scaffold_921_ctg1, whole genome shotgun sequence, one region contains:
- the LOC138781074 gene encoding cytochrome P450 26C1-like, translating into MFLTTDLNYMSFLEAAATSVLSLVLLLAVSHQLWSLRWHSTRDRSSTLPLPKGSMGWPFFGETLHWLVQGSNFHSSRREKYGNIFKTHLLGKPLIRVTGAENVRKILLGEHHLVSTQWPQSTQIILGSNTLVNTIGELHRHKRKVNHGKVFSHPALESYIPRIQEAVSWELHGWCREPGSISMFPSAKALTFRIAARILLGLSVGEKQFKELARVFEQLVENLFSLPLDIPFSGLRK; encoded by the exons ATGTTCCTCACCACAGACCTCAATTACATGTCATTCCTGGAGGCAGCTGCtacatcagtcctgtctctggtCTTACTCCTGGCTGTATCTCATCAGCTATGGTCCCTGAGATGGCACAGTactagagacaggagcagcacTTTACCCCTACCCAAGGGCTCTATGGGATGGCCATTTTTTGGAGAAACTCTTCACTGGCTTGTACAG GGCTCAAACTTTCACAGTTCCAGAAGGGAAAAGTATGGGAACATATTTAAAACTCATCTGCTGGGGAAGCCATTGATCCGTGTGACCGGAGCAGAGAATGTTCGCAAGATCTTGTTAGGAGAACACCACCTGGTTAGTACGCAGTGGCCACAGAGCACCCAGATCATCCTGGGCTCCAATACCTTGGTCAACACCATTGGAGAACTCCATAGACACAAGAGAAAAGTGA ATCATGGCAAGGTGTTCAGCCACCCGGCCCTGGAGAGCTACATCCCTCGTATCCAGGAGGCTGTGAGCTGGGAGCTACATGGCTGGTGCAGGGAGCCCGGCTCCATCTCCATGTTTCCTTCTGCCAAAGCTCTAACCTTCCGGATTGCTGCTCGCATCTTGCTGGGACTTAGCGTGGGGGAGAAGCAGTTTAAGGAGCTGGCCCGAGTCTTTGAGCAACTGGTGGAGAATCTTTTCTCTCTCCCACTGGATATCCCTTTCAGTGGTCTCCGCAAG